Proteins co-encoded in one Flavivirga eckloniae genomic window:
- a CDS encoding heavy-metal-associated domain-containing protein: MKKIITVLTVLITTVSFAQNKNARASLEVDGVCLMCKTRIEKASLNTKGVKSAVWNVKTHELKLIFDERKTDLKTIQNSIVAVGHDTKELKATDEAYASVHPCCKYRDREIVDDHKEGEEHKDGDGHKH, translated from the coding sequence ATGAAAAAAATAATAACAGTATTAACCGTATTAATAACAACAGTATCATTTGCACAAAACAAAAACGCCAGAGCATCTTTAGAAGTTGATGGTGTTTGCCTAATGTGCAAAACCAGAATCGAAAAAGCAAGCCTGAATACCAAAGGCGTTAAGTCTGCGGTTTGGAATGTGAAAACCCATGAATTGAAATTGATTTTTGACGAACGAAAAACCGATTTAAAGACCATACAAAATAGTATTGTGGCCGTAGGTCATGATACCAAAGAACTAAAAGCTACAGATGAAGCTTATGCTTCTGTGCATCCTTGTTGTAAATATAGAGATAGGGAAATAGTTGATGATCATAAAGAAGGCGAAGAACATAAAGATGGCGATGGTCATAAGCACTAA
- a CDS encoding TonB-dependent receptor, with the protein MKHILYILLMLPMMLLSQDRINGVIMEANEKNDPIVLPGTNVYWLNTSVGVVTDIDGKFSLPYKAEYTQLVISYVGYKTDTITVTEPKMVRHWLQPTDNLDAVTINSRKQATAKSYLQAANVFTVSSDELLKAACCNLSESFETNPSIDVNFADAVTGTRQIKMLGLNSPYILIATENIPSIRGASQAFGLSFIPGTWVESIQITKGAGSVVNGYESIAGQINAELVKPATDDKLFVNLYGASSERLELNTHINTKVSDKWHTGLYLHGNTHNKEHDVNNDGFLDMPKYNQINIMNRWQYTNAEKGFVSFINLKFLNDEKQTGQLGFNPDTDKLTTRVWGSEIDTRRYEVSAKLGYVNPEIPYQSLGVQTAFSSHKQDSYFGLNQYDITHNSLYANAIYNSIISDSRHKIKTGVSYTYDHYDEFVNTADYERTENSVGAFFEYNYDNLDKLNLTAGIRVDTHNLLGTFVTPRFHVRYTPWEKSALRASFGRGKRSANIFAENQQLFSTSRAIRITSSSPLGRQGGAIYGLNPEIAWNYGVSYLQGFNLFGRKADITLDFYKTDFKNQVVVDYENPQEVSFYNLEGDSYANSFQAELNYNVFEHFDLRMAYKYYDVKTDYNSGKLSKPLVPTHRLFANASYETRKQDKGQQWKFDATYNWLGEQRFSSTETNPVQYQLPDKTPTLATLNAQITKVFSPKFEVYLGGENITNVRQSNPILGADDPFGSNFDTTFVYGPIFGSMYYAGLRFKI; encoded by the coding sequence ATGAAACACATACTTTATATATTATTAATGCTTCCAATGATGCTATTATCCCAAGATAGAATTAATGGGGTGATCATGGAAGCAAACGAAAAAAATGATCCCATTGTCTTGCCAGGGACAAATGTGTATTGGCTAAATACTTCTGTTGGTGTTGTAACCGATATCGATGGAAAGTTTAGTCTGCCGTATAAAGCCGAGTATACACAATTGGTAATTAGTTATGTTGGGTATAAAACCGATACCATAACGGTTACAGAGCCTAAAATGGTGCGCCATTGGTTACAACCAACCGATAATTTAGATGCCGTTACCATAAATTCCAGAAAACAAGCAACCGCAAAGTCATATTTACAAGCGGCAAATGTATTTACGGTAAGTAGTGATGAGTTGCTAAAAGCTGCCTGTTGTAATCTGTCTGAAAGTTTTGAAACCAATCCGTCCATTGATGTGAACTTTGCCGATGCAGTTACTGGAACACGACAAATAAAAATGTTAGGACTCAATAGTCCGTATATTTTAATTGCTACCGAAAACATTCCGTCCATTCGTGGTGCCTCGCAAGCTTTCGGATTGAGTTTTATACCTGGAACCTGGGTAGAGAGTATACAGATAACCAAAGGAGCAGGAAGTGTTGTTAACGGCTACGAAAGCATTGCAGGACAAATAAATGCAGAGTTGGTAAAACCGGCTACTGATGATAAGTTATTTGTGAATTTGTATGGAGCAAGTAGTGAGCGATTAGAATTAAACACGCACATCAATACTAAAGTGAGCGATAAGTGGCATACAGGGTTGTATTTACATGGGAATACTCATAATAAAGAACATGATGTTAATAACGATGGTTTTTTAGATATGCCTAAGTATAATCAGATTAATATTATGAACCGTTGGCAATATACCAATGCCGAAAAAGGTTTTGTTAGTTTTATCAACTTAAAGTTTTTAAATGATGAGAAGCAAACAGGACAGCTTGGATTTAACCCAGATACAGATAAGTTGACAACGAGAGTTTGGGGAAGTGAAATTGATACGAGACGTTACGAAGTTTCAGCTAAATTAGGTTATGTGAATCCCGAAATTCCGTACCAAAGTTTGGGCGTTCAAACGGCCTTTAGTAGTCATAAACAAGATTCTTATTTTGGACTGAATCAATATGATATTACCCATAATAGTTTATATGCTAATGCTATTTATAATTCTATAATTAGCGATTCCAGACACAAGATTAAAACAGGTGTGAGTTATACTTACGATCATTATGACGAGTTTGTTAATACTGCCGATTATGAAAGAACGGAGAATTCGGTTGGAGCGTTTTTCGAATACAATTACGATAATTTAGATAAGCTGAATTTAACAGCAGGTATCCGAGTAGACACCCATAATTTATTAGGCACATTTGTAACACCTCGTTTTCATGTGCGTTACACACCTTGGGAAAAATCAGCGTTAAGGGCATCTTTTGGACGCGGAAAACGAAGTGCTAATATTTTTGCCGAAAATCAACAGCTGTTTTCAACCTCAAGAGCTATTAGGATAACAAGTTCCTCCCCTTTGGGGAGGCAAGGAGGGGCTATTTATGGTTTAAACCCAGAGATAGCGTGGAATTATGGTGTATCTTATTTACAAGGATTTAATCTTTTTGGAAGAAAGGCAGATATTACTTTAGATTTTTATAAAACCGATTTTAAAAATCAGGTGGTGGTCGATTATGAGAATCCGCAAGAAGTGAGTTTCTATAACTTAGAAGGTGATAGTTACGCCAATAGTTTTCAGGCGGAACTAAACTATAATGTGTTTGAGCATTTCGATTTGCGAATGGCTTATAAATATTATGATGTTAAAACAGATTATAATTCTGGTAAGTTATCAAAACCATTAGTGCCAACACATCGTTTATTTGCAAATGCGTCTTATGAGACTCGTAAACAAGATAAAGGGCAACAGTGGAAATTTGATGCAACATATAATTGGTTGGGAGAGCAGCGCTTTTCTTCAACAGAAACGAATCCGGTACAGTATCAATTACCAGATAAAACACCAACATTGGCAACATTAAATGCGCAAATAACTAAAGTGTTTTCTCCTAAATTTGAAGTATATTTAGGAGGTGAAAACATTACAAATGTGAGACAGTCTAACCCCATTTTGGGAGCAGACGACCCATTTGGTTCGAATTTTGATACCACATTTGTATATGGTCCTATTTTTGGAAGTATGTATTACGCAGGATTGCGATTTAAAATTTAA
- a CDS encoding heavy-metal-associated domain-containing protein, with product MKHTYTITGMTCNGCRTSVEDKLNAINGVLNASVDLEKAEAHIEMASHISISEFQKALPDKYSISENNISTPSEVKEKKSELKQLFPLFLIFGYITVAAVLLNYKPWNGTEFMLDFMGLFYIVFSFFKFLDLKGFPESFKMYDPLAKVMPVYSWTYPFIELALGIMFLMRIQIPLALIITLVILGITTIGVIKILLNKKTIQCACLGTALKLPMTKATFIENSIMIVMAIIMLVKTYN from the coding sequence ATGAAACACACATATACAATTACAGGTATGACCTGTAATGGATGCAGAACTTCAGTGGAAGACAAATTGAATGCTATTAATGGTGTTTTAAATGCTTCAGTAGATTTAGAAAAGGCGGAAGCCCATATAGAAATGGCTAGCCATATTTCGATAAGTGAATTTCAAAAAGCATTGCCAGATAAATATTCAATTTCAGAAAATAACATTTCCACACCAAGTGAAGTAAAGGAAAAGAAATCTGAGTTAAAACAATTATTTCCTCTGTTTTTAATTTTCGGATATATTACAGTTGCTGCAGTCCTATTAAATTATAAACCCTGGAACGGAACCGAATTTATGCTCGATTTTATGGGGCTTTTTTACATCGTTTTTAGCTTCTTTAAATTTTTAGATTTAAAAGGTTTTCCAGAATCTTTTAAAATGTACGATCCTTTAGCTAAAGTCATGCCGGTTTATTCTTGGACGTATCCGTTTATTGAATTAGCGCTAGGAATCATGTTTTTAATGCGCATTCAAATACCATTAGCCTTAATAATCACATTGGTTATTTTAGGAATAACAACCATTGGAGTTATAAAAATACTCTTAAATAAAAAAACGATTCAATGCGCTTGTTTAGGAACGGCCCTAAAACTCCCTATGACCAAAGCAACGTTTATAGAAAATAGCATTATGATTGTTATGGCAATTATTATGCTTGTTAAGACCTACAATTAA
- a CDS encoding HYC_CC_PP family protein — protein sequence MIKKLLHKGFSALLALLVLFSTVSFTIEKHFCGDVLVDVSVFTEVDKCAMEAYEIALEKITKKKCCKDVVDVIEGQDELKFSSFEDLDFEQQQFIASFAYTYINLFKALPKLIIPHKDYSPPNLVTDIHVLDQVFII from the coding sequence GTGATAAAAAAGTTATTACATAAAGGTTTTTCAGCACTTTTAGCATTGCTGGTTTTGTTTTCAACAGTATCTTTTACTATTGAAAAACATTTCTGCGGTGATGTTTTGGTAGATGTTTCTGTTTTTACGGAAGTAGATAAATGTGCTATGGAAGCTTATGAAATTGCATTGGAAAAAATTACGAAAAAAAAGTGTTGTAAAGATGTTGTTGATGTTATTGAAGGTCAGGATGAGTTAAAATTCTCTTCATTTGAAGATTTAGATTTTGAACAACAACAGTTTATTGCATCTTTTGCATACACTTACATTAATCTTTTTAAAGCTTTACCTAAGCTAATAATTCCTCATAAAGATTATTCTCCACCCAATTTGGTCACTGACATACATGTGCTAGACCAAGTTTTTATAATTTGA
- a CDS encoding exosortase F system-associated membrane protein, translated as MPKLIKYALLLVLFGLLILIRFFENELFYDPYLVFFQNDYLYIDSPRREVLKLVGFTTLRYVLNSVISLGILYVFFKDKGIIKFSIVVFALAYVVLLLIYLYFVINPKQEDYYLFFNVRRFLIQPIILLLLLPAFYYHRLKN; from the coding sequence ATGCCTAAACTAATCAAATACGCACTGTTGTTGGTGTTGTTCGGATTGTTGATTTTAATTCGGTTTTTTGAAAATGAACTGTTTTATGATCCATATTTGGTGTTTTTTCAAAACGACTATTTGTACATAGATAGTCCAAGGCGTGAAGTTTTAAAGTTAGTAGGCTTTACCACATTACGCTATGTGCTAAACAGTGTCATTTCGTTAGGGATTTTATATGTATTCTTTAAAGATAAAGGCATTATTAAATTTTCAATAGTCGTTTTTGCCTTGGCTTATGTTGTTTTGCTTTTAATTTATTTATACTTCGTTATCAATCCGAAGCAGGAAGATTATTATTTGTTTTTTAATGTGCGTCGCTTTTTAATACAGCCTATTATTTTACTCCTGCTATTACCTGCTTTTTATTACCATAGGCTTAAAAATTAA
- the xrtF gene encoding exosortase family protein XrtF, protein MNTLFVKYKSVIKFILTFLLVYISFSVIYKLYLDASDGSKFYPDYITHLVAKQSESLLNSFGYDALVLPHPDEPSMKVTVKGKYLARVIEGCNSISVVILFISFVIAFSGKLKTTFLFILSGSVLIYAVNLIRIAVLSMALYHYPEHKEILHAVVFPAIIYGLVFLLWIFWVNRFSKLKNKNA, encoded by the coding sequence TTGAATACACTCTTTGTAAAATACAAGTCGGTTATAAAGTTTATCCTGACTTTTTTATTGGTTTATATATCTTTTTCTGTGATTTATAAACTGTATTTAGACGCTTCTGATGGATCGAAATTTTACCCCGATTATATAACACACTTGGTGGCTAAACAGAGTGAATCTTTATTAAATTCGTTTGGGTATGACGCTCTAGTGTTACCGCACCCAGATGAGCCATCTATGAAAGTTACTGTAAAAGGCAAGTATTTAGCTCGAGTCATTGAGGGCTGTAATTCAATAAGCGTTGTTATATTATTTATATCATTTGTTATCGCTTTTTCCGGAAAATTAAAAACAACATTTTTATTTATACTTTCCGGTAGTGTTTTAATTTATGCCGTTAATTTAATTCGCATTGCGGTATTAAGTATGGCGTTATATCATTATCCTGAACACAAAGAAATTTTGCATGCAGTAGTTTTTCCTGCCATTATTTACGGGTTGGTTTTTTTACTTTGGATTTTTTGGGTGAATCGATTCTCTAAACTAAAAAATAAAAATGCCTAA
- a CDS encoding GAF domain-containing protein, with protein sequence MIFDDLKPQVETIVLNTEKTVDERLLNICELLEAHIAYYNWVGFYFRNGDKEELHLGPYVGEPTDHTVIPFGKGICGQVAVSNENFVVPDVAAQDNYIACSITVKAEIVIPIFVNGENIGQIDIDSNTPDPFTEADERFLEFVCAKVATILS encoded by the coding sequence ATGATTTTTGATGACCTAAAACCTCAGGTAGAAACTATTGTTTTAAACACAGAAAAAACAGTAGACGAACGCCTTTTAAATATTTGCGAACTACTTGAAGCCCATATAGCATATTACAACTGGGTGGGGTTTTATTTTAGAAATGGCGATAAGGAAGAATTACACTTAGGCCCTTATGTAGGAGAACCTACAGATCATACGGTAATCCCTTTTGGAAAAGGTATTTGCGGACAGGTAGCTGTTAGCAACGAAAATTTCGTGGTTCCAGACGTCGCTGCTCAAGATAACTATATAGCTTGTAGCATTACCGTTAAAGCCGAAATTGTTATTCCAATTTTTGTAAATGGTGAGAATATTGGTCAGATTGATATCGATTCTAACACACCCGATCCCTTTACTGAAGCAGATGAACGCTTTTTAGAGTTTGTTTGTGCCAAGGTGGCGACTATACTTTCGTAA
- the purH gene encoding bifunctional phosphoribosylaminoimidazolecarboxamide formyltransferase/IMP cyclohydrolase yields MSNEKNIKSALISVFSKDGLEPIVKKLDEQGVTIYSTGGTQKFINDLGVDVVPVEDVTSYPSILGGRVKTLHPKVFGGILNRQSHDGDVAELAEYKIPQIDVVIVDLYPFEKTVASGANNQDIIEKIDIGGISLIRAAAKNYADVICVSSVDDYAEFLELISENNGTISEEDRKRFAGKAFNVSSHYDTAIFNYFNKDHNEAALKISETKGKVLRYGENPHQKGFFFGNFDELFTKLHGKELSYNNLLDVDAAVNLMLEFKNDAPTFAILKHNNACGLAQRDTLHQAYLDALAGDPVSAFGGVLISNTEIDVATAEEIHKLFCEVVIAPSFSAEALTILQGKKNRIMLQLHDIELPKMNVRSCLNGVLLQDRNNITDTVEGLTNVTNSNPTDSEIEDLIFASKICKHTKSNTIVLAKNKQLCASGTGQTSRVDALEQAIHKAGTFNFDLNGAAMASDAFFPFPDCVEIAKKAGVTAVIQPGGSIKDQLSIDYCNENNLAMVFTGTRHFKH; encoded by the coding sequence ATGAGCAACGAAAAAAACATTAAATCTGCATTAATCTCGGTATTTAGTAAAGACGGATTAGAACCTATTGTAAAAAAATTAGATGAACAAGGTGTTACCATATACTCTACTGGTGGTACTCAAAAATTTATAAATGATTTAGGTGTAGACGTTGTTCCTGTTGAAGATGTTACTTCTTACCCTTCAATTCTTGGTGGTCGTGTAAAAACATTACACCCTAAAGTTTTTGGAGGTATTTTAAACAGACAAAGCCACGATGGTGATGTAGCAGAATTGGCAGAGTATAAAATCCCTCAAATCGACGTGGTTATAGTTGATTTATACCCATTCGAAAAAACAGTTGCTTCTGGTGCCAATAATCAAGATATTATTGAAAAAATAGACATAGGTGGTATTTCATTAATTCGCGCTGCTGCTAAAAATTATGCCGATGTAATTTGTGTATCGTCTGTTGATGATTATGCTGAGTTTTTAGAACTTATTTCTGAAAATAACGGAACGATTTCTGAAGAAGACAGAAAACGTTTTGCAGGTAAAGCTTTTAATGTTTCCTCGCACTACGATACAGCTATTTTTAACTATTTCAACAAAGACCATAATGAAGCTGCCTTAAAAATTAGCGAAACAAAAGGAAAAGTATTGCGTTACGGTGAAAACCCACATCAAAAAGGGTTCTTCTTTGGAAACTTTGATGAGCTATTCACAAAACTTCATGGTAAAGAATTAAGTTATAATAATCTTTTAGATGTTGATGCTGCTGTAAATTTAATGCTCGAATTTAAAAACGATGCGCCAACTTTTGCTATTTTAAAACATAATAACGCTTGTGGTTTGGCACAACGCGACACTTTACACCAAGCTTACCTTGATGCTTTAGCAGGTGATCCTGTTTCGGCTTTTGGAGGGGTTTTAATTAGTAATACCGAAATTGATGTAGCTACAGCAGAAGAGATTCACAAGTTATTCTGCGAAGTTGTTATTGCGCCTTCCTTTTCGGCAGAAGCTTTAACCATTCTTCAAGGCAAAAAGAATAGAATCATGTTACAACTTCACGACATAGAATTACCTAAAATGAATGTTAGAAGTTGCTTAAACGGTGTGTTACTACAAGACAGAAATAACATTACAGATACCGTAGAAGGTTTAACCAATGTTACCAATTCGAATCCTACCGATAGCGAAATTGAAGATTTAATTTTTGCTTCGAAAATTTGTAAGCACACAAAATCCAACACCATTGTACTAGCTAAAAACAAGCAACTTTGTGCTAGCGGAACAGGACAAACAAGTCGTGTTGATGCACTGGAGCAAGCCATACATAAAGCGGGTACATTTAACTTTGACTTAAATGGTGCTGCTATGGCAAGTGATGCTTTTTTCCCTTTCCCAGACTGTGTGGAAATCGCAAAAAAGGCCGGTGTAACTGCAGTTATCCAGCCAGGAGGCTCAATAAAAGATCAGTTAAGTATCGATTATTGTAACGAAAACAACTTGGCTATGGTATTTACGGGTACACGTCATTTTAAACATTAA
- a CDS encoding rod shape-determining protein: MGFFDFLTEEIAIDLGTANTLIIHNDKVVVDSPSIVARDRISGKIIAVGQQASLMQGKTHENIKTIRPLKDGVIADFDASEQMISMFIKNIPALKKKFFTPALRMVICIPSGITEVEMRAVKESAERVNGKEVYLIHEPMAAAIGIGVDIMQPKGNMVVDIGGGTTEIAVIALGGIVCDKSVKIAGDVFTNDIVYYMRTQHNLYVGERTAEKIKIQIGAATEDLELPPEDMSVQGRDLLTGKPKQVSISHREIAKALDKSILRIEDAVMETLSQTPPELAADIYNTGIYLAGGGSMLRGLDKRLSQKTDLPVYIAEDPLRAVVRGTGITLKNLPKYKNVLIK; encoded by the coding sequence ATGGGCTTTTTTGACTTCCTAACCGAAGAGATTGCAATCGATTTAGGTACTGCAAACACACTTATTATTCATAACGACAAGGTAGTTGTAGATTCACCTTCCATTGTTGCACGTGATAGAATTTCAGGTAAAATTATTGCAGTTGGTCAACAAGCCAGTTTAATGCAGGGTAAAACGCATGAAAACATAAAAACCATTCGTCCATTAAAAGATGGGGTAATAGCAGATTTTGATGCGTCTGAGCAAATGATAAGTATGTTTATTAAAAACATACCGGCTTTAAAAAAGAAATTCTTTACACCAGCACTTCGTATGGTTATCTGTATCCCATCTGGAATTACAGAAGTAGAAATGCGTGCGGTAAAAGAAAGTGCAGAACGTGTAAATGGTAAAGAAGTTTATTTAATACACGAACCTATGGCTGCCGCTATTGGTATTGGCGTAGACATTATGCAACCTAAAGGAAATATGGTTGTGGACATAGGAGGTGGTACTACGGAAATCGCAGTAATTGCTCTTGGGGGAATTGTATGTGATAAGTCTGTTAAAATTGCGGGTGATGTTTTCACGAATGATATCGTTTACTACATGCGTACACAACACAACCTATATGTTGGGGAGCGTACTGCAGAAAAAATAAAAATACAAATCGGTGCTGCTACCGAAGATCTTGAGTTACCACCAGAAGATATGAGCGTTCAAGGACGTGATTTATTAACCGGTAAACCAAAACAAGTATCCATTTCGCACAGAGAAATTGCTAAAGCATTAGATAAATCTATCCTGAGAATTGAAGATGCCGTTATGGAAACTTTATCTCAAACTCCTCCAGAATTAGCTGCAGATATATACAACACCGGTATTTATTTAGCTGGTGGTGGTTCTATGCTACGAGGTTTAGATAAACGTTTATCTCAAAAAACAGATCTTCCGGTTTATATTGCCGAAGACCCATTACGTGCTGTAGTTCGAGGTACTGGTATTACTCTTAAAAATTTACCTAAATACAAAAATGTATTGATAAAATAG
- the mreC gene encoding rod shape-determining protein MreC, translating to MQQIINFIIRNKNFLLFLLLFSISILFTIQSHSYHRSKFINSANFLSGSILNTANSISTYFNLKSQNTLLSEENKRLKSLLYNLKNSTTTQDTDSLKPYYFSNARVIRNNYSATDNYLLINKGTNDSIKQDFGVVTTHGIVGIVDKTSGNYATVVSILNTTSSISSQLKKTNHYGTLTWDAKNPAVVQLTDIPKIANVLVGDTIVTSGRSSIFPKDIEIGTVKNYKLDAAENYYEINVQLFNDMTNLEHVYIIENINKPEVTNLLNE from the coding sequence ATGCAACAGATTATTAATTTCATAATAAGAAATAAAAACTTTTTGTTGTTTTTGCTGCTGTTTTCTATTTCAATTCTGTTTACAATTCAATCACATTCTTATCATAGGAGTAAGTTTATCAATTCTGCTAATTTCTTATCCGGTAGTATCCTTAATACTGCAAATAGTATAAGCACATATTTTAATTTAAAATCTCAGAATACGCTCTTATCGGAAGAAAACAAACGTCTAAAATCGCTTTTATACAATTTAAAGAATAGCACAACAACACAAGATACAGATAGTCTTAAACCATACTATTTTTCTAACGCACGGGTTATTCGAAACAACTATTCTGCAACCGATAATTATCTTTTAATCAATAAAGGAACAAACGACAGTATAAAACAAGATTTTGGTGTTGTAACCACTCACGGAATAGTAGGTATTGTAGATAAAACAAGTGGTAATTATGCTACGGTAGTTTCCATTTTAAACACAACCAGTTCTATAAGTTCGCAATTAAAGAAAACGAACCATTACGGTACATTGACATGGGATGCTAAAAATCCGGCGGTAGTACAACTTACAGATATTCCAAAAATAGCTAATGTTTTAGTTGGGGATACTATTGTTACTTCCGGACGTTCCTCAATATTCCCTAAAGACATAGAAATAGGCACCGTTAAAAACTACAAGCTTGATGCTGCCGAAAACTATTATGAGATCAATGTGCAACTTTTTAACGACATGACCAATCTGGAGCATGTGTATATTATAGAAAACATTAACAAACCTGAGGTTACTAATTTGCTAAATGAATAA
- the mreD gene encoding rod shape-determining protein MreD — protein sequence MNNILSINSIRFVVLILIQVLMLNNINFFGYINPYPYILFIILFPVKSNRALIILSGFLLGLIIDMFLDSGGIHAAACVFIAYVRPVVLKFSFGTMYEHHNIKFSVVEFGSKITYITLLVILHHIILFSLEIFSLPRIIFVLQKTLFSSIFTILLCMTITIIFSRQPK from the coding sequence ATGAATAATATACTTTCCATTAATAGCATCCGTTTTGTAGTATTAATATTAATACAGGTTTTAATGCTCAATAACATTAACTTCTTTGGCTATATAAACCCTTATCCATACATTTTATTTATCATTCTATTTCCAGTAAAGAGCAATCGTGCATTAATTATTTTATCCGGATTCCTATTGGGTTTAATAATCGATATGTTTTTAGACTCCGGAGGTATTCATGCGGCAGCCTGTGTGTTTATAGCTTATGTAAGACCGGTTGTATTAAAATTTTCTTTTGGAACAATGTACGAACACCACAATATAAAATTTAGTGTTGTAGAATTTGGTTCTAAAATCACTTATATAACACTACTGGTTATATTGCATCACATCATATTATTCTCTTTGGAAATATTTAGCCTGCCAAGAATAATTTTCGTGCTTCAAAAAACGTTATTCTCAAGTATATTTACTATATTATTGTGTATGACAATAACTATTATTTTTAGTCGACAACCTAAATGA